Proteins found in one Triticum aestivum cultivar Chinese Spring chromosome 4D, IWGSC CS RefSeq v2.1, whole genome shotgun sequence genomic segment:
- the LOC123099990 gene encoding glucan endo-1,3-beta-glucosidase 9 isoform X1: protein MRRRHPLRPRAPALPLLLFLAVAVAPPPAAAVGVNWGFAASHPLPAAQVVRDLLLPNSVPRVRLSAASPDALTALAGTRIAVTVGVPNELLRPLASSRKAAAAWVHDNVTRYASGVLFEFIAVGDDPFLLNHGQQFQPFVVRAAANIQRALDDAKLSSKMKVVVPCSSDAYQNTSTLPSKAYFRPDVNKTMVELLPFLANHSSPFMVELNPILSFQQKKNISLDYYLFQLMSRPISDGHNKYDNYFDASIDALVTALTKAGFSDMDIIVGRAGWPTDGAVNATSAIAQSFMTGLVNHLARKSGTPLRPKFAPTETYLYSLLDEDQHSIATGSYDRHYGIFTFDGQAKYHVNLGQGPMALKNALDVDYLPSKWCVVDNNKDLSNVSSSFSAACSNADCTALSTGCSCAGLGWPGNVSFAFNSYYQQHDQSEESCSFNGLGLITTVDPSVDNCLFALAIRASAATSFHPTFAVLWILVSVCIYSLV from the exons ATGCGGCGCCGCCACCCGCTGCGGCCAAGGGCACCTGCGCTCCCGCTTCTCCTTTTCCTCGCCGTCGCCgttgcgccgccgccggccgccgcggtgGGCGTGAACTGGGGCTTCGCGGCATCCCACCCGCTCCCGGCGGCGCAGGTCGTGCGTGACCTCCTCCTCCCCAACTCCGTCCCTCGCGTGCGCCTCTCCGCCGCCTCGCCCGACGCGCTGACCGCCCTTGCCGGCACCCGCATCGCCGTTACCGTCGGGGTCCCGAACGAGCTGCTCCGCCCCCTCGCCTCCTCCAGGAAGGCAGCCGCCGCCTGGGTCCACGACAATGTCACCCGCTACGCCTCCGGCGTACTGTTCGA GTTTATTGCTGTTGGAGATGATCCATTTCTTCTTAATCACGGGCAGCAGTTTCAACCTTTTGTGGTTCGTGCAGCAGCGAATATTCAACGGGCATTGGATGATGCAAAGTTATCCAGCAAGATGAAAGTAGTTGTGCCTTGTAGCTCTGATGCGTACCAAAACACATCAACTCTGCCTTCGAAAGCTTACTTCAGGCCAGATGTTAACAAAACCATGGTTGAGCTCCTCCCATTTCTTGCAAATCATAGCTCACCGTTTATGGTCGAGCTGAATCCTATTTTGAGCTTTCAGCAGAAGAAAAATATTTCATTGGACTATTACCTTTTCCAACTAATGTCACGTCCAATAAGTGATGGTCATAACAAGTATGACAACTACTTCGATGCGAGCATAGATGCTCTGGTTACTGCTCTAACTAAAGCTGGATTCAGCGATATGGACATCATTGTTGGGAGAGCAGGATGGCCAACAGATGGAGCTGTGAACGCAACTTCGGCTATTGCTCAATCCTTCATGACAGGCCTGGTCAACCACCTGGCGAGAAAATCTGGGACTCCACTTCGCCCAAAATTTGCTCCAACTGAGACATACCTCTACAGCCTTTTAGACGAAGATCAACACAGTATAGCAACCGGAAGTTATGACAGGCACTATGGCATTTTTACGTTTGACGGCCAAGCAAAGTATCATGTCAACTTGGGTCAAGGCCCTATGGCGCTCAAGAATGCTCTGGATGTGGACTACCTTCCATCGAAATGGTGCGTGGTGGACAACAACAAAGACTTATCCAATGTTTCTTCCAGTTTCTCTGCCGCTTGCTCCAATGCCGACTGCACCGCTCTGTCCACTGGTTGCTCCTGTGCAGGTCTTGGCTGGCCTGGAAATGTGTCATTTGCCTTCAACAGTTACTACCAGCAGCATGATCAGAGTGAGGAGAGCTGCAGCTTCAATGGCCTAGGTTTGATAACCACCGTTGATCCATCCGTCGATAATTGCCTCTTTGCTCTTGCAATTCGCGCTTCTGCTGCCACTTCCTTTCACCCAACATTTGCCGTGCTGTGGATACTAGTTTCGGTTTGCATTTACAGTTTAGTCTGA
- the LOC123099990 gene encoding glucan endo-1,3-beta-glucosidase 9 isoform X2, giving the protein MRRRHPLRPRAPALPLLLFLAVAVAPPPAAAVGVNWGFAASHPLPAAQVVRDLLLPNSVPRVRLSAASPDALTALAGTRIAVTVGVPNELLRPLASSRKAAAAWVHDNVTRYASGVLFEFIAVGDDPFLLNHGQQFQPFVVRAAANIQRALDDAKLSSKMKVVVPCSSDAYQNTSTLPSKAYFRPDVNKTMVELLPFLANHSSPFMVELNPILSFQQKKNISLDYYLFQLMSRPISDGHNKYDNYFDASIDALVTALTKAGFSDMDIIVGRAGWPTDGAVNATSAIAQSFMTGLVNHLARKSGTPLRPKFAPTETYLYSLLDEDQHSIATGSYDRHYGIFTFDGQAKYHVNLGQGPMALKNALDVDYLPSKWSWLAWKCVICLQQLLPAA; this is encoded by the exons ATGCGGCGCCGCCACCCGCTGCGGCCAAGGGCACCTGCGCTCCCGCTTCTCCTTTTCCTCGCCGTCGCCgttgcgccgccgccggccgccgcggtgGGCGTGAACTGGGGCTTCGCGGCATCCCACCCGCTCCCGGCGGCGCAGGTCGTGCGTGACCTCCTCCTCCCCAACTCCGTCCCTCGCGTGCGCCTCTCCGCCGCCTCGCCCGACGCGCTGACCGCCCTTGCCGGCACCCGCATCGCCGTTACCGTCGGGGTCCCGAACGAGCTGCTCCGCCCCCTCGCCTCCTCCAGGAAGGCAGCCGCCGCCTGGGTCCACGACAATGTCACCCGCTACGCCTCCGGCGTACTGTTCGA GTTTATTGCTGTTGGAGATGATCCATTTCTTCTTAATCACGGGCAGCAGTTTCAACCTTTTGTGGTTCGTGCAGCAGCGAATATTCAACGGGCATTGGATGATGCAAAGTTATCCAGCAAGATGAAAGTAGTTGTGCCTTGTAGCTCTGATGCGTACCAAAACACATCAACTCTGCCTTCGAAAGCTTACTTCAGGCCAGATGTTAACAAAACCATGGTTGAGCTCCTCCCATTTCTTGCAAATCATAGCTCACCGTTTATGGTCGAGCTGAATCCTATTTTGAGCTTTCAGCAGAAGAAAAATATTTCATTGGACTATTACCTTTTCCAACTAATGTCACGTCCAATAAGTGATGGTCATAACAAGTATGACAACTACTTCGATGCGAGCATAGATGCTCTGGTTACTGCTCTAACTAAAGCTGGATTCAGCGATATGGACATCATTGTTGGGAGAGCAGGATGGCCAACAGATGGAGCTGTGAACGCAACTTCGGCTATTGCTCAATCCTTCATGACAGGCCTGGTCAACCACCTGGCGAGAAAATCTGGGACTCCACTTCGCCCAAAATTTGCTCCAACTGAGACATACCTCTACAGCCTTTTAGACGAAGATCAACACAGTATAGCAACCGGAAGTTATGACAGGCACTATGGCATTTTTACGTTTGACGGCCAAGCAAAGTATCATGTCAACTTGGGTCAAGGCCCTATGGCGCTCAAGAATGCTCTGGATGTGGACTACCTTCCATCGAAATG GTCTTGGCTGGCCTGGAAATGTGTCATTTGCCTTCAACAGTTACTACCAGCAGCATGA